ctagaaaattttagctgcttcaaatttgaaaattatttgttcgaaattaaaaaaaaacacacatcACGATATCCTTTACAGCAAATTTGTAACAGACTCAAAGAACAAGAACAAGTGGGACAAGTTAATGATGAGAAATATCCAATATTACGGAAACAATATAGAATCCAAGTTCAGAATGgacaaaattatacttattttaaagCGATTGATATTGAAAAGTATAGATTAAATACATCGAATCCAGATAATTGTGTCATATTGAAAGACAAATCTGTTTTTTGCATTGAAgacatttgtaaaaataatgattcgtcagaaatatttgtaaaaggaaaaagatttatcgcatctaaattattttttaattcaccGTGTTCTTCTCAATTATTCCATATTCAACATGTGCAAAACTTGGCTAATGATtcttatacaattaatattgataatatactTATGAAGTGCATCAAATATCCGTACAATAAtggctttattattttaccgATAATACATAGCCAATGtgtaaatgaaaattaaaacttacataattaaaataatataattagattaaaatacaAAGGGTACTTTTAGAAAggctttcaaataattttttactgcagaatgttaaaatattaaaatgtgaaatataaaatatgaaatataaataaaaatataaagtataacattaagtataacaaaaataacaatctaaaaatataaatataaaagtaaaatataattacaaaaataaatataaataaaacatgaatataaatataaaatataaatataaattaaaatataaatatttaaaatataacaaaatataaaatgtaatatgaaatataactaatactaaatattgtaattaaatatactaatatagtagttcaaatattaatatagtttaattaaaaatttaatttgatatggCCTCCATATGCGAGAAATTAAATGCATATGGGTTCCAGATATGGTCTGTCGTAGAATTTGTGGAACAACTACATGAAATAGAAGTTGTACCAATTTCATGGCTAGTTGTATTGAATAAGCAAAAGACTTTATGTAAATGGCCGCCTAAAAATCCCAGGAAATATATTCGGAACAATATACAACCGGACAGCAGCTGGAAAGAGTACAGAGTGCAAGTTTTGATTCAAAGTGGTAAGAATTGTTCAagttgataatatataaattgcaaaaataaatacccagtttatttttatatttaataattcaatgatTTGTAAAGAACTTTATGACATGTCGAAGATCTGTctttaatacaaattgaacCAAATAAGTCATCACAAGAGGCAGAACACGAATAATGATTTCAATCCTAAATGCATTAAAAGTATATCTTTCTGTCTTTACTGTAACTTTCTTTAATTGCAGATTCCTATCAGAAAGCTTTAAATTATgcgaaaaagaaatcaaattcAGAGACGGACACATCATATTACCAGCTAGGAAAAGGTAAACGAAGAAAAAAGCACAAAAGCCAAGATGTCACTGACCATTCCGATAGCGAATCTACACAGAGAATGACACCGCCTCCTTCTATAACCATTCCTCACGATACATGCACAGGTATAATGTAccaattattgaaatttattcaaatagaTATCACTAATATAATAACTCACATTTTTTCCAAATCATAAACAACATTTAATACATGCGTGTTTACAtatgtattactattttttagatCCATGCGATAAATTACTTCACCATGAAGCAATTTTGCCTTCGTAATGTAAGCAATGCGGTGCAGCGCCGCCGATTGAGCGTCACTGTACCCCCTTTCCCGCGGTCCTCGCGACCACGCGCGAGTTATCTAATGCGCTGCGTCTAGCGACCTAGGCGTAGGAATATCCTTAATAAGGGCCAATCAGGATTAGCTGATGCAATAGGCGATCCTTGAGCGTGTCACGGCATGTGTGCCGGGGAATTGCCGTTTGAGCAGTTCGTGTGACAACACGTCCGTCGTGTTTTTTGGTAATCAGTACCACGATGTATGTACGCGAgtgttaatgatattaataaatatcgttattgtattattgtgtTTGCACCTAATATACCGTCCTGCCTTTTGATCCTGACAGATCCTCGATAAGTAATTTCGAGTGgacatttatgtaattatcgGTATCGCCATTGCTATTGTGAGAATAGTGTCGGTCGTAGATGTACGTGCCGTACCCATCGGTGGTGCATCGTACGTATCGCGTAATTACCTAACGTAACGCTTACAGCGGGTACGTTAATATTTCAGAAGTGGGATAAGAttgataattgttattattaaaccTCCCGTCTTCTTAGTTCGTTTATCGGAATATCCTGTCATTCCTATCCAGGATTATTTTCCGTTTGTCCTGCAAACACAATATTTGTGCGCGTTACACGTGGTCGTGTGAACATCGCCATTTCGTGATACGTCGCGTTCGTAGTGCTGAGTCGCCATTTCGTGTGAGTGACTTATTCGCCTCTGTAGTAAACGCTTGTGATTAGTAATTGACGATGGATCGTCATTACTTGGACAGACTCTCGTTCGAAGAGCTTTGTGCTGAGGCTTTTCGCCTTCAGATATTACCGCGTGATAATTCGCGTTCGAGTCTCATTGACCAAATCATGTCATATTACGAACGACACGGGTCGTCTCAGGACAATGAACAATTAAATGAAAGTGCGGTTTCTACGGACAGTGTCTCGCCACCGCAAAATACCGATTCGCTTTATCCACCGCCGTCATTGGCTGGTCCGTTTCCGCGAAGTGATATTACGGTTAGTGCGGGTAGTGCCGCTTTAACGACGCAAAATCCTCGTGCCGAAACATCCGTTGCAGGGCCGAGTGACTCAGCCGCGCCGTCACAAAGTGAATTGTCGCGTTTGTGCGCCATGATGCAACAAATGCTAGTTGCGATTAGTGCAATTCCGCAAGCCTCATCAAGGCTCGTTAATACGCCGGTTTTTCCGCCGGTCGTTCCGCCGGTTGTTCCGCCGATTATTCCGCAAGCCTCACTAAGGCCCGTTAACCCGCCGATTTCACCGTACGGTTTTGATCAAAACATTGATCCTACAAGTGGGCAAAATCGTTTCGTGAGTGCTATTCCGAACTTTAACACCTCTGGCCTGTCAAGAGGTGGTTCTATTCTTTCAACGGCATCAGCCGCTCAAGCAGTCAATTTGTTGGCGTCACAAATTCCCAGTTTCAGTGGATCGGAAGAAGAAAACGTGGAACTGTAGTTGAAAAAAGTAGAACGCATCGCGCGAATACATGGAGTATCTGATGACGTCACTTTGCTAGCTGCTTCTAGCAAGCTGACAAAATCCGCGCGTAAATGGTTCGATTTGGACGCTGGAACAATTAACGACTCATGGTCATCGCTCAAACAAGCAGTAACGAATAGATTTCGTCGTCGTGTCCCGTTCTTTGTGACCATGCAGAAAGTCGAAGCGCGTAAGTAGAACTTCGCGAAAGAGACATTTCAAGATTATGCTCTTCATAAAATAGAGCTTATGCAGAATCTTGATCTGCCTGACTGTGATGTGATTAACGCTTTGATTAGTGGAATTGGTAGTACATCATTAAAAGCAACTGCCATTTCATTAAGAGCTAAGTCAGTTGatgaatttttgcaaaacatgtACGACATTACGGTTATGTGTGACGTGAACAGAAAACAGTCACCGCCTTTCAAAAGGAAAGTAAAAGACTCAAATGACACTTCGGTAAAGAATAGTGACACTTCTGCAAGGAACAGTGACTCTTCAAAAGTGCACAAAgacataatttgcaattattgcaaaattaaaggACACATTCGTGCTGATTGCTACAAGCTCAAAAGAAAAGAGCAGCAGTCTTCTACATCACCGATTTCTGACGTTGTCGCAGCAGCCGAACCAGTCGTCAAACCAACACCCGTTGCAGTCTCTTGTGCAGAGAATCGACAGCCTTCAAAGGACGCTTCCTCTTCCTCAACGGTAGCTTGTGTGGTTCAACAAAAAAGGTTGGAGATATCTGATCCTCCTCTTGTAAAGATTATTTCGTTGAATAATATTGCGTGCGATTTATTAGCGTTTGTAGATTCTGGTAGTCCAGTCTCTTTTATAAGTCCTCGcttgtatcaaaaatattttaaccgaaatattaggaccttgaataagttctcgctgttttttttgttaaaaaaaaacattaatttaaaatataaggcttacaataactttactcaaagtattgtccatcattagagaccactttctcccatctttctggcagtaattgaatcccccgtcgaaaaaacgattcatcttttgacgcaatccatgaatcgacccatttttcggtttcttcgaaagaatggaagcgctgctcgctcaaaccatgcgccatcgaccgaaacaagtggtaatccgagggggctatgtccggtgaatacggcgggtgaggtagaacttcccattgaagcgtttccaggtaagttttgactggttttgccacatgtggccgagcattgtcatgtaacaaaatgacttttggatcattcctaacgcttttaaacgttttgaaactgttgacgcatctacttgcaatgttttcccgagctctactagcgtctgacatggatctagatcaagcaatgcctccaattcttcgtcttcaaactttgtcggtgctccagaacgttctttatcttcaaggtcaaagtcattatttttaaagcgcctaaaccagtctctgcatgtcgtattcgacagagcattgtcaccatatgtttcaacaagaattctgtgtgcttcagctgcagatttcttttgaataaagcagtgcaataaaattccccgcaaaaacactttatttggcacaaaagtagacattttcgcaataggtaattaaacacgtggttgacactgtggtaaactgtatctactagaatttgaggttacatatagtactacttagctgatgcgtttccgtacgaaattccatgcacagagtgccgctacgccatcttttaagaaacagcgagaacttattcaaggacctaataCTTTGATCAACAATAATTCAGATTCGTGGATTGGCCTAAATGGTCTTCCTATTGAAACAACTGGTTTTGTAAATTCTTTTGTTTGTTTTGAGAAATTACCAGATTTCAACGGACAAATTCagttaaatgttttacataataatgtttttaatgctGAATTAATTGTAGGTCGTGACTTTCTTAATAAACACGACATTAGCATCCTTATTTTGCCTTCTGCAAAAATCGCGGAAAATAACTTAAAGTTTTTCCGTCAAATAGCTTTCGCTAATTCCTTTATTGAGCAGCCGTTAAAAAACGACTTTGAATCTGTTgaattaaaaacagattttgatGATCAAATAAAAGCTAAATTGTTAACTGTATTGACTGAGGTTGATAATTCTCAGGTCACGCCAATAAAAGACAATTACTCGGTTAAAGTAAACTTGAAAGATCATTCAATATATGCGTTTGCGCCAAGACGTTTCGCGTTTAATGAGCGTTTAGAGATGCGTAAACTAATCGATGATTTGTTAACCCGAGATATTGTTAAGTATAGTTCATCGCCGTATTGTGCGCGGGTTGTTCCGGTGCAAAAGAAGAACGGTTCTCTTCGTCTCTGCGTTGACCTGCGGTCTTTGAACGATCGGgtagagaaacaaaaatatccgtTCCCTCAAATAGAGGATTGTCTCTCACGGTTATCGGATCGAACGGTTTTCTCCTTACTCGACCTTAAAGATGGTTTCCATCAAATAGACGTCCATCCAGATCATACAAAGTATTTTTCGTTCGCGACGCCTGATGGGCAATacgaatttaaaaaacttcCGTTTGGATATTGTGAAGCTCCCGCGGAATTTCAAAAACGTATAGTACACGTTTTACAACCCTTTATTCGAAAGGACGAAGTCATCGTCTATATTGACGATATATTAATACCTTCCAAAACAGTGGAAGAGAATCTCAAGACTCTCAAAGAAGtacttttgattttaaaacaatattcttttcagCTCAATTATGAGAAATGTTCTTTCTTAAGAACCACAATCGAATATTTAGGGTACATTATTTCCCCAGATGGGATAACTTTAAGTCCTTGCCACACTGAGGCCATACGCAATTTTCCTCAGCCTCAAAAACTTGTAGAGGTTCAACGCTTCTTAGGCTTGACCAATTATTTCCGTaagttcattaaaaattacgcTGCCATAGCAAAgcctttgaataatttaacgaGGAAAGCTACtcagtttaattttgataGTGATTGTTGTCAATCCTTCGAGACTCTCAAAAAAGAACTTGTTTCGTTTCCGGTTCTTCGTCTTTACAATCCTGTTGCAGAAACTGAGCTGCACACGGATGCCAGTTCCATTGCTCTGGCTGGAATCTTATTTCAAAAGCAAAGTCAAGGTAAATGGGCCCCGGTCGCCTATTACAGTCAAACAACTAACCAAGCTGAGTCAAAGTATCACAGCTTTGAGCTGGAGATGCTAGCCGTATTGAAATCAATCGAAAGGTTTCATATATATCTTTACGGTTTGAATTTCACGGTCGTTACCGATTGTCATGCTCTTGTGTACGCCGTGAATAAGGCTCACTTAAATCCACGCATTGCGCGTTGGACATTACGTCTTCAAAATTATCGTTTCCAGGTTTCTCACCGAGCTGGCCATAAAATGTGCCACGTCGACGCCTTGAGTCGCGTTTCCAGTTACGTTGAGCATATGCCTCTCGAAAGAGAACTCGAGTTTAAACAACTTCAGGATCCTTACTTAAAGGAAATCGTACATAAACTGGAATTTGAAGACCACGATAAATTCGACTTAATTGATGGTCTCATCTTCAAAAAAGGACCAGACAAACCTCGTTTTGTTGTCCCAGAATCTATGATTCAAAACATCATTCGGATTTATCACGATGAGCAAGCCCACTGTGGTTTTGATAAAACGGTTGAAGGAATTTCTTCGAATTACTGGTTTCCTTCCCTACGTAAAAAAGTCCGTGATCATCTAGATAATTGTCTAGATTGTCTGATTTCAAATTCATCGGTTCATTCCCGTGAAGGAGAAATTCAGCAAGTAGAATCTCCATCGTATCCAATGCAGATCATGCATTGTGATCATTTCGGTCCTCTTACCGAATCTGAAGGACATAAGCATATCTTGCTTTTAATCGATGCCTTCACTCGTTTCACTTGGCTGTTTTCAGTCAAATCAACAGGATCTATagaagtgataaaaaatttcacgaaagtttttgatatttttggaaatcctTCCTCAATTGTCTCGGACAGAGGAACGGCTTTCACTTCTCGTGAATTCTCTGAGTTTACAGACTCTAAAAACATCTCACATCGCTTAGTAGCTGTTGCAGCTCCTTGGGCCAACGGTCTTGTAGAGCGAGTCAATCGATTCTTAAAATCATCGCTCAAAAAGGCTATCGATGATCCGACGTCATGGTCTACCAAAATTAGAGCCATTCAATACGTCATTAATAACACCTATCACTCGTCACTAAAGTCAACCCCTTCTAAACTTCTTTTAGGGTACGATGCTCGGAATCATTCCGATGCACATCTTGTGCGTATTTTAAATCAGATCGCTAAAGTCGAGTTGGATTGTGACAAAGAAAGAGACGCTTGTCGTGAAATCGCTCATGAAGTCTCAAATAAGATCCGCAATTACAACAAAGTTTATTACGATAAACGTCATCGTAAACCCACTCAGTATAACGTCGGGGATTACGTTCTCATCcgcaatacaataattaaatccgGAGaggacaaaaaatttaaaacaaattataaagggCCGTACCAGgttacaaaagttttaaataataaccgTTACGTGATACAGGACATCCCTGGTTTTAATATAACTCCTCGCCCTTATAACTCGATACTATCTCCCGATCGGATCAAGCCGTGGGTCAAACCAGTCATTTAGTTTGtagtttaaatttgtatttgaatTAAGATTGCGTTTCTTTAGACCTAAGTTTagtgtttatatttttgtatttaggTTAAGTATATCAGCGTTTCTGCTAAAGcagatatttcatattttatatttgggAATTCTCCCTTTGTTACTTACGTAATTTTGACTTCTGTTTTGAGTACACTATCGTGTCCTATCTTTACGCAagttttgtttttctatttcttatgACTTAAACTTTATATGATTGTTGATCAGTTCCAATTTCTTTTAAGTTCCTGcaatatgttattttgtaaacCCTTTAGGGTCAGAACACATTCGGGTCGAATGTAAATGCAGGCTGGCCGAACTGTAAGCAATGCGGTGCAGCGCCGCCGATTAAGCGTCACTGTACCCCCTTTCCCGCGGTCCTCGCGACCACGCGCGAGTTATCTAATGCGCTGCGTCTAGCGACCTAGGCGTAGGAATATCCTTAATAAGGGCCAATCAGGATTAGCTGATGCAATAGGCGATCCTTGAGCGTGTCACGGCATGTGTGCCGGGGAATTGCCGTTTGAGCAGTTCGTGTGACAACACGTCCGTCGTGTTTTTCGGTAATCAGTACCACGATGTATGTACGCGAgtgttaatgatattaataaatatcgttattgtattattgtgtTTGCACCTAATATACCGTCCTGCCTTTTGATCCTGACAGATCCTCGATAAGTAATTTCGAGTGgacatttatgtaattaccGGTATCGCCATTGCTATTGTGAGAATAGTGTCGGTCGTAGATGTACGTGCCGTACCCATCGGTGGTGCATCGTACGTATCGCGTAATTACCTAACGTAACGCTTACAGTAAGAACTCAATAatggttattattattatatatttttataaacaataattgttatttcttatttatctaGTCTTTGCACATATAACACTCAATACATCAAATTATAGAAGAAACCGGGGAAGAggaatcaaattataataaaaatatcgaagacAATACTGCCATTGAAGAAGAGAGTGATGTCAATAACAATAATGGCACTCCAACCGAAAAAACATCAGATAAAGTCAACAAACAAAGGAcccaagaaaataatattgctgcaaCACCAAATAGAAATGAAGATTATGCAATGGAGGACATTATTGAAGAATTACCAACaggtattattaattttaatatttaaaaacttattatgtttatatcttattaaataagctttatatatcttattaaataagtgtaaaatgtgaaacataaaaaatacattttatattttatgtaacttaCAAAATAgttatgtaacaaatattgtactatttaataaatatttttcagataatcaagcaatattaaaaattttacaaaatgttgtGGCAACCAGGAGAATGGTAGAACagcaaaatcaatttttaaaacaattagagTCTCGAATCAATATCGATGCTGCTTCAAACGCAGTTGTTGCAACAAACCCAAACATAGAGCATATGACTAATAATACAATTCCCACAAAgccttttaataaatatagaaaattgttaGAGTTTGACGATGACTTGAGAGCAAATATAGTCGCatcaaaacaattaatataaattcttttaattattgttttaaataattttaaaaaaattataat
Above is a genomic segment from Linepithema humile isolate Giens D197 chromosome 6, Lhum_UNIL_v1.0, whole genome shotgun sequence containing:
- the LOC105668082 gene encoding uncharacterized protein isoform X1, whose amino-acid sequence is MHSNSASNLQNSANIWSVVEFVEQLHEIEVVPISWLVVLNKQKTLCKWPPKNPRKYIRNNIQPDSSWKEYRVQVLIQSDSYQKALNYAKKKSNSETDTSYYQLGKGKRRKKHKSQDVTDHSDSESTQRMTPPPSITIPHDTCTDPCDKLLHHEAILPS
- the LOC105668082 gene encoding uncharacterized protein isoform X2, with product MHSNSASNLQNSANIWSVVEFVEQLHEIEVVPISWLVVLNKQKTLCKWPPKNPRKYIRNNIQPDSSWKEYRVQVLIQSDSYQKALNYAKKKSNSETDTSYYQLGKGKRRKKHKSQDVTDHSDSESTQRMTPPPSITIPHDTCTE